A genomic window from Candidatus Atribacteria bacterium ADurb.Bin276 includes:
- the murE gene encoding UDP-N-acetylmuramoyl-L-alanyl-D-glutamate--L-lysine ligase, translating to MILKKLFNLNEYLYKNIFDDQLEVSGLAFDSRLVRPGCVFFAFPGANTDGHLFIEDAIKRGAKVIVYSDPSFSFPTHGKVSWIRVDDERKTMAQTAARFYDHPSREMRLFGITGTNGKTSTCFFLRSILEENGHACGLMTTPKNIIGPDIYEAINTTEESLQIQACLKSMIKIGIRQAVLEVSSHGLALGRVEGLLFDTAVVTNLVAEHLEFHKSFEHYFFSKKKLIEMVEQNTQKPYPRMVIVNGDDENCRRVVFESHLPLLTFGLQPENEVTAEDIVYFVDRTKMKIKTPWGTEKVQLSLPGQHAVYNALAAAATAISSGIESEKIAQGLEHTHRVPGRWEVVNAGQDFLVIVDFAHNWHGLENTLSFIKKMVQGKVITVFGCGGERDRNKRPMMGETVARWSDVCIITSDNPRHEDPRQTAEDAMQGVNKYKKEIPVESYIILDRREAIDYAFSLAKTGDVVFLAGKGPERYQVYHDRIICHNDYDVALELLKERNLE from the coding sequence TTGATTTTAAAAAAACTGTTCAATTTAAATGAATATCTCTATAAAAATATTTTTGATGACCAATTAGAGGTCAGCGGATTGGCTTTTGATTCTCGATTGGTTCGTCCAGGGTGTGTATTTTTTGCTTTTCCCGGTGCTAATACCGATGGGCATCTCTTTATTGAAGATGCCATTAAAAGGGGAGCGAAGGTCATTGTCTATTCCGATCCCAGTTTTTCTTTTCCTACTCATGGGAAGGTATCATGGATTCGAGTTGATGATGAGAGAAAGACCATGGCTCAAACTGCCGCTCGATTCTATGATCATCCCTCCCGGGAAATGAGGCTGTTCGGTATAACTGGTACCAATGGAAAAACCAGCACTTGTTTTTTCCTGCGTAGTATTCTTGAAGAAAATGGCCATGCTTGTGGTCTGATGACCACACCAAAAAACATCATTGGTCCTGATATCTATGAAGCGATTAATACCACTGAAGAGTCGCTGCAAATACAAGCTTGCTTGAAAAGTATGATTAAGATAGGGATTCGTCAGGCGGTTTTAGAAGTTTCTTCCCATGGCTTGGCTTTAGGACGGGTTGAGGGTTTGTTATTCGATACAGCAGTGGTTACTAACTTGGTAGCTGAACACTTAGAGTTTCATAAAAGTTTTGAACACTACTTTTTCAGCAAGAAGAAACTCATCGAAATGGTGGAACAAAATACCCAAAAACCTTACCCTCGTATGGTAATTGTAAATGGAGATGATGAAAACTGTCGAAGAGTCGTTTTCGAAAGCCACCTCCCGCTTCTCACTTTTGGTTTGCAGCCGGAAAACGAAGTGACCGCTGAAGATATCGTATATTTCGTTGATAGGACAAAAATGAAAATAAAAACCCCCTGGGGAACTGAGAAAGTTCAGCTTTCCCTCCCCGGCCAGCATGCAGTTTATAATGCTTTAGCAGCGGCAGCTACGGCTATTTCCTCTGGAATAGAAAGTGAAAAAATTGCTCAAGGCCTTGAGCACACCCACCGAGTTCCAGGAAGGTGGGAGGTAGTTAACGCCGGACAGGATTTTTTGGTTATCGTTGATTTTGCTCACAACTGGCATGGGCTGGAAAATACTCTTTCTTTTATTAAAAAAATGGTTCAAGGGAAAGTCATTACAGTTTTTGGTTGCGGTGGAGAGAGGGATCGGAATAAAAGGCCGATGATGGGGGAAACCGTTGCTCGCTGGAGTGACGTTTGCATTATTACCAGCGACAATCCTCGCCATGAGGATCCACGACAAACCGCTGAAGATGCTATGCAGGGAGTCAATAAATATAAAAAAGAGATTCCGGTGGAATCTTATATTATCCTTGACCGACGTGAAGCAATAGATTATGCATTTTCTTTGGCGAAAACTGGCGATGTAGTTTTTTTAGCCGGGAAGGGCCCAGAACGTTATCAGGTATATCATGATAGAATCATTTGCCATAATGATTATGATGTGGCATTAGAACTTCTAAAAGAGAGAAATTTAGAATGA